One part of the Caproiciproducens sp. CPB-2 genome encodes these proteins:
- a CDS encoding PF20097 family protein — protein MINNNICPYCGNNMKLGYLGGVRYQLEWIPEGEKQRPTMLSKNTGIPLNKTSILKFNKVYAYHCDKCNVFIIHK, from the coding sequence ATGATTAACAATAATATTTGCCCATATTGTGGAAATAATATGAAGTTAGGCTATTTGGGCGGAGTTCGTTATCAACTTGAATGGATCCCAGAAGGGGAAAAACAAAGGCCAACAATGTTATCTAAAAATACTGGAATACCCCTTAATAAAACAAGTATCTTAAAATTTAATAAAGTATATGCCTATCATTGCGATAAATGTAATGTATTTATCATCCATAAATAA
- a CDS encoding DUF3888 domain-containing protein: MKKLLSTALVLVIVAAGVTVYALGYTGKSPVSSDDSERLDKIVITLLIPKIQKSVDDFYEPYISIEPTVAAYLGDSKITSIVGDAGSSIYTVTVELEPYVGPHISVGRDKMTFEISADGTVNMKKYEHLKSYDLPQNLQSLIKKPLP; the protein is encoded by the coding sequence ATGAAAAAGCTATTAAGTACTGCACTGGTGCTGGTAATTGTTGCAGCCGGTGTTACTGTGTATGCTTTAGGATACACAGGTAAAAGTCCTGTGAGCTCGGACGATTCAGAAAGATTAGATAAAATTGTAATAACACTTTTAATTCCTAAAATTCAAAAATCTGTTGATGATTTTTACGAGCCGTATATATCTATTGAGCCGACAGTCGCCGCCTATTTGGGAGACTCTAAAATTACAAGTATTGTCGGAGATGCAGGCAGTTCAATTTATACCGTAACAGTCGAATTAGAACCTTATGTTGGTCCCCATATTTCTGTCGGACGAGATAAAATGACATTTGAGATATCAGCAGACGGGACTGTCAACATGAAAAAATATGAGCATTTGAAAAGTTATGATTTACCTCAAAATCTTCAATCATTAATCAAAAAACCGTTGCCATGA
- a CDS encoding DUF4367 domain-containing protein gives MNESELNVRLFDTLLKAAAAEDFQRELDALPSGQELSGEYALPERLTKRIRDLIRESDRRSRQKKFLRLAKRAAVIASIVIPVSLGSLLSVEASRNAIFNSVLEWKAEHVDIYFEETTSGAPAEESPAGEQPEVWEPQYLPEGFFMAEEKNVGPVHITTYEDGKGASVTFTQTPLDKAGKMSIDSEHTTYHEITIKGEKAVLFEAKGAQDRSYVLWQSKKTSLVLSSTISKDELIRIAESAEQQ, from the coding sequence ATGAATGAATCGGAACTGAACGTCCGGCTGTTCGACACGCTTCTGAAAGCGGCGGCAGCGGAGGATTTCCAGCGTGAACTGGACGCTCTTCCGTCCGGGCAGGAGCTGAGCGGGGAGTACGCGCTCCCGGAACGGCTTACAAAAAGGATACGGGACCTTATCAGGGAAAGCGACCGCCGGAGCAGGCAGAAGAAGTTTTTGCGGCTTGCGAAACGGGCGGCGGTCATTGCCTCCATCGTCATCCCGGTTTCCCTGGGAAGCCTGCTGAGCGTGGAAGCGAGCAGGAACGCCATTTTCAATTCCGTACTGGAGTGGAAAGCGGAGCATGTGGATATCTATTTTGAGGAAACGACAAGCGGCGCTCCCGCCGAAGAATCCCCCGCCGGGGAACAGCCGGAAGTTTGGGAGCCGCAGTATCTTCCGGAAGGATTCTTTATGGCGGAGGAAAAGAATGTCGGTCCCGTCCACATAACCACTTATGAAGACGGGAAGGGCGCTTCCGTGACCTTTACGCAGACGCCTTTGGACAAGGCGGGGAAAATGTCGATCGACTCCGAGCATACCACTTACCATGAAATTACCATAAAAGGGGAAAAAGCGGTCCTCTTCGAGGCAAAAGGGGCTCAGGACAGGTCCTATGTCCTTTGGCAGAGCAAAAAGACCAGCCTCGTGCTCAGCTCCACGATTTCAAAGGACGAACTGATCCGGATCGCCGAAAGTGCGGAGCAGCAATAA
- a CDS encoding RNA polymerase sigma factor: protein MLIIIQEIQNEADRSFVEELYQKHGSTMLYIAQGILKDQARAEDAVSQAFLKIIDNLQKFHFENCNKTRGLVVIIVRHISYDMLKSEKRRHSVPLEELETEVPAAEDDAPLESIVSAESYHFVMDCLSCLNEHYRDVLRLKLIYEYEDEEIAKMLAISQENVRVRFQRARKALMQEMSRREKGNE, encoded by the coding sequence GTGCTGATTATTATACAGGAAATTCAAAACGAGGCGGACCGAAGCTTCGTAGAGGAGCTTTACCAGAAGCACGGCAGCACCATGCTGTACATAGCGCAGGGCATTTTAAAGGATCAGGCCCGCGCGGAAGACGCGGTTTCACAGGCTTTTCTTAAAATTATTGACAATTTGCAAAAATTTCACTTTGAAAACTGTAACAAAACCAGGGGGTTAGTCGTTATCATAGTGAGACATATTTCTTACGACATGCTGAAAAGCGAAAAGCGCAGGCACAGTGTTCCGCTGGAGGAGCTGGAAACAGAAGTCCCCGCAGCGGAGGACGACGCCCCGCTGGAATCGATCGTTTCCGCGGAAAGCTATCATTTTGTTATGGACTGCCTTTCCTGCCTGAACGAACATTACAGGGATGTGTTAAGACTGAAGCTGATTTATGAGTATGAGGATGAAGAAATCGCAAAAATGCTGGCAATTTCTCAGGAAAATGTCCGCGTTCGGTTTCAGCGTGCCAGAAAGGCGCTTATGCAAGAGATGAGCAGGAGGGAGAAAGGCAATGAATGA
- a CDS encoding FtsW/RodA/SpoVE family cell cycle protein: MGIWKNVYRYFLSTDKLYWLLMLLISAYGLLILKTIPTPPDNSRSYFTTQFIAMVIGYSGAIFITFLDYKEISAYWYVVAGFCVFLLIFTLKFGKPVTGADGVNAKAWISVPVIGTFQPSELTKIGFLISFSKHLNELKIRGKLSSFLHVILLALHALIPIALVHLQGDDGAAIIFFCMFLFMAFGAGIPLRYFFGLALSLFILVPVAWKYIMSDYQKSRILITYNLDSDPLHYGYQQIQARTSIGSGGLWGRGLFQSPRVNNCLVSVQQSDFIFSAIGEQLGLIGCSGAVLLLFLFLLHTLRIAKNTKDLLGSSICIGFFGMITSQMLFNLGMCLDLLPVMGITLPFFSAGGSSAACLYFGFGLVLSVYMHHDRFDYGGLALNTK, translated from the coding sequence TTGGGGATATGGAAGAACGTCTATCGTTACTTTTTATCGACAGATAAATTATATTGGCTTTTAATGTTGCTTATCTCGGCATATGGACTTTTAATATTGAAAACAATACCGACACCGCCAGATAATTCCCGTAGCTATTTTACAACTCAATTCATTGCAATGGTGATTGGATATTCCGGAGCCATATTCATCACATTCTTAGACTATAAGGAAATAAGTGCTTATTGGTATGTGGTGGCGGGCTTTTGCGTTTTCTTACTTATCTTTACTTTAAAATTCGGGAAACCGGTTACAGGGGCTGACGGGGTTAATGCGAAGGCATGGATAAGCGTACCGGTTATAGGCACCTTTCAGCCCAGCGAATTGACGAAAATTGGCTTTTTGATCTCTTTTTCAAAGCATTTAAACGAATTAAAGATACGCGGAAAGCTTTCGTCTTTTTTACACGTAATTCTCTTGGCGCTGCATGCCCTTATTCCGATTGCCCTCGTCCATTTACAGGGGGATGATGGAGCGGCTATCATATTTTTCTGTATGTTTCTGTTCATGGCGTTTGGAGCAGGGATTCCATTGAGATATTTCTTTGGGCTGGCATTATCATTATTCATTCTGGTACCGGTAGCCTGGAAATACATTATGTCGGATTATCAAAAAAGCCGTATATTAATTACCTACAATTTAGATTCGGATCCTCTTCATTACGGCTATCAGCAAATTCAGGCGAGGACATCCATTGGCAGCGGTGGACTTTGGGGACGTGGTCTGTTCCAAAGTCCGCGGGTAAACAATTGCTTAGTATCCGTACAGCAGAGTGATTTTATATTTTCTGCAATTGGAGAACAATTAGGCTTAATAGGTTGTTCAGGCGCGGTGCTTTTGCTTTTTTTATTTCTGTTACATACGCTGCGCATTGCGAAAAACACCAAAGATTTATTGGGCAGTTCAATCTGTATAGGATTTTTTGGGATGATTACTTCACAAATGCTTTTTAACTTAGGGATGTGTTTGGATTTGCTTCCTGTAATGGGAATTACTTTACCGTTCTTCAGCGCAGGGGGGTCTTCTGCTGCCTGTTTATATTTTGGATTTGGATTGGTGCTCAGTGTTTACATGCATCACGATAGGTTTGATTATGGAGGCTTGGCCCTGAATACCAAATAA
- a CDS encoding uracil-xanthine permease family protein, protein MSTKPAAGYLPDEKPPFLKLLLFAFQQIIVMFPATVLVALLTGFHVSTTIFASGLATVGFILITGRKIPLFYGSSFSYITAICSITGAQAFAGPVADNKIAAAQFGIVLSGLVSIAAGIIIKQFGQEAIEKVLPPTITGSIAMVIGLSLAGTALSNPTNLPNGVTDAAKALALNLSWAICLVTLLVTVLFSVYLKGTWGQIPILLGLLTGYVLALVLGGIYGIAFCDFNKIPETSSLFSIPAIGFALPHFTLPVASWAAVGAIMPIAIATIPESTAHLYQLDIYVNNLARKKGSDKRYNISDKLGLNLIGDGLGDMISGVVGGPAGTNYGENLSTMAITKNFSTPMLIAAAIITMVISCFTPLTAAVYSIPNAVIGGISIYLFGVIASQGVTIMISKKVDMFDSRNLAIIATVLTIGIGGSFAFSDGMIPMFGAKFPAIATAAIFGILLNLVLNIGREKPALEE, encoded by the coding sequence TTGTCAACCAAACCCGCAGCGGGCTATTTGCCTGATGAAAAGCCACCCTTTCTGAAACTGCTGCTGTTCGCGTTTCAGCAGATCATCGTGATGTTTCCGGCAACGGTGCTGGTCGCGCTGCTCACCGGATTCCATGTTTCCACCACGATCTTTGCAAGCGGACTTGCAACCGTCGGATTTATCCTGATTACAGGAAGAAAAATCCCGCTTTTCTACGGATCGAGTTTTTCGTACATCACGGCGATCTGCTCCATCACGGGCGCACAGGCGTTTGCCGGCCCGGTGGCCGACAACAAAATCGCCGCCGCGCAGTTCGGCATCGTCCTTTCCGGACTGGTTTCCATTGCGGCCGGGATTATCATCAAGCAGTTCGGGCAGGAGGCGATCGAAAAAGTCCTTCCTCCCACCATTACGGGCAGCATTGCCATGGTGATCGGTCTTTCCCTCGCGGGCACGGCCCTGAGCAACCCCACGAACCTGCCGAACGGCGTGACCGACGCGGCAAAGGCGCTTGCGCTGAATCTGTCGTGGGCCATCTGCCTTGTGACCCTGCTCGTGACCGTCCTGTTCTCCGTTTACCTGAAAGGCACCTGGGGCCAGATCCCGATTCTGCTCGGCCTTCTGACCGGATATGTTCTGGCGCTGGTTCTTGGCGGCATCTATGGAATCGCCTTCTGCGACTTCAATAAAATTCCGGAAACAAGCTCCCTGTTTTCCATTCCGGCCATCGGCTTCGCGCTCCCGCACTTCACTTTGCCGGTGGCAAGCTGGGCGGCGGTCGGGGCGATTATGCCGATCGCGATTGCCACTATTCCGGAATCTACGGCCCATCTTTATCAGCTCGATATCTATGTAAACAATCTTGCGAGAAAAAAGGGCTCTGACAAGCGGTACAATATTTCGGACAAGCTGGGGCTGAACCTGATCGGCGACGGCCTTGGCGATATGATTTCCGGCGTGGTCGGCGGGCCGGCCGGCACCAATTACGGCGAAAACCTGAGCACCATGGCGATTACCAAGAACTTTTCCACGCCGATGCTGATTGCGGCGGCCATCATCACCATGGTTATTTCCTGCTTTACCCCGCTGACCGCGGCGGTCTACTCGATTCCCAACGCGGTGATCGGCGGCATTTCCATTTACCTGTTCGGGGTCATCGCGTCGCAGGGCGTAACCATTATGATCAGCAAAAAGGTCGACATGTTCGACTCGCGCAACCTCGCGATCATCGCCACCGTCCTGACCATCGGCATCGGCGGCAGCTTCGCGTTTTCCGACGGCATGATCCCCATGTTCGGCGCGAAATTCCCGGCAATTGCCACCGCGGCGATTTTCGGAATCCTGCTGAACCTGGTTCTGAATATCGGAAGGGAAAAACCGGCGTTGGAGGAATAA
- a CDS encoding fructose-1,6-bisphosphatase encodes MIDERYLKLLAKDYPNAQAAASEIINLRAILSLPKGTEYFFSDLHGEHEAFLYQLKSASGVVRKKVDELFEQSLSEGERTALARLIYYPETEYCAAKQREPAFDDWCRITIYRLVEVCKEASSKYTRSKVRKKLPESFAYIIDELLHADGGSNKPHYHSEIIRSIVSTRMSEEFITALCNLIQQLLIDKLHIIGDIFDRGPRADAIMDALINCHDVDIQWGNHDISWMGAAAGNWACIANVVRLGISYNNFDLLEDGYGINLRALSIFAEQTYHDDPCEAFIPHILDENQYDPVDIPLAAKMHKAMAVIQFKVESQLIKKHPEYHMDDRILLDKINFEKGTVTLGGKEYPLRDKLFPTVDPKHPLELTHAETELMKTVASSFSHSERLEKHIRFLYSHGSMYLRINSNLLYHGCIPLREDGSLDCVRLYGHDHSGREYLEFLDGMVRAAYFAPPGSPERENARDLMWYLWSGARSPLFGKAKMATFERYFIDAPETHREKMNPYYTHIEHRSTCEMLLREFGLDPSSSHIINGHVPVKAGEVPVKGEGLLFMIDGGISKSYQSQTGIGGYTFIANSRYLALAEHKPLKSGCNVCETSPKVMVVEAIKQRVTVADTDNGAELSRQIEELTALLQAYRSGAIKEK; translated from the coding sequence ATGATTGACGAGCGCTATCTAAAGCTTCTGGCCAAGGATTATCCGAACGCACAGGCCGCCGCATCCGAAATTATCAACCTCAGAGCGATTCTAAGCCTGCCGAAAGGCACCGAATATTTTTTCAGCGATCTTCACGGAGAACACGAAGCTTTCCTGTACCAGTTAAAAAGCGCGTCCGGCGTCGTCCGGAAAAAGGTCGACGAGCTGTTTGAGCAGTCCCTGTCCGAGGGGGAACGCACGGCGCTCGCCAGACTGATTTATTACCCGGAAACGGAGTACTGCGCCGCAAAACAGCGGGAACCGGCGTTTGACGACTGGTGCCGCATCACCATTTACCGTCTGGTAGAGGTCTGTAAGGAAGCGTCCTCCAAATACACCCGTTCCAAGGTCCGCAAAAAGCTGCCTGAAAGCTTCGCCTATATCATCGACGAGCTCCTGCACGCGGACGGCGGCAGCAACAAGCCGCATTACCACAGCGAAATCATCCGCTCCATTGTGTCGACCCGCATGAGCGAGGAATTTATTACCGCGCTGTGCAACCTGATCCAGCAGCTTTTGATCGACAAATTACATATCATCGGCGATATTTTCGACCGCGGCCCGCGCGCCGACGCGATTATGGACGCGCTGATCAACTGCCACGACGTAGACATCCAGTGGGGCAACCACGATATCTCCTGGATGGGCGCCGCCGCCGGGAACTGGGCGTGCATTGCCAACGTGGTGCGGCTGGGAATCAGCTACAACAATTTCGACCTGCTGGAGGACGGCTACGGCATCAACCTGCGCGCGCTGTCCATCTTTGCGGAACAGACCTATCACGACGACCCGTGCGAGGCCTTCATCCCCCATATCCTGGACGAAAACCAGTACGACCCGGTGGATATCCCGCTGGCGGCGAAAATGCACAAGGCCATGGCGGTCATCCAGTTCAAAGTAGAATCCCAGCTCATTAAAAAGCATCCGGAATATCATATGGACGACCGGATTCTTCTGGATAAAATCAACTTCGAGAAAGGGACGGTCACGCTCGGCGGCAAAGAATACCCCCTGCGCGACAAGCTCTTCCCCACGGTGGACCCCAAGCATCCGCTGGAGCTGACCCACGCGGAAACCGAGCTGATGAAAACCGTCGCGTCCTCGTTCAGCCACAGCGAACGGCTGGAAAAGCACATCCGTTTCCTGTATTCCCACGGCAGCATGTACCTGCGCATCAATTCCAACCTGCTGTACCACGGGTGCATCCCGCTCCGGGAGGACGGCAGCCTTGACTGCGTCCGTCTTTACGGCCATGACCATTCCGGACGCGAATATCTGGAATTTCTCGACGGTATGGTGCGCGCCGCCTATTTCGCGCCGCCCGGTTCCCCGGAGCGCGAAAACGCGCGCGACCTGATGTGGTACCTGTGGAGCGGGGCGAGGTCCCCCCTGTTCGGGAAAGCGAAGATGGCCACGTTCGAGCGCTATTTTATCGACGCCCCCGAAACGCACCGGGAGAAAATGAATCCCTACTATACGCATATCGAGCACCGCTCCACCTGCGAAATGCTGTTAAGGGAATTCGGCCTTGACCCGTCCTCGTCGCACATCATCAACGGCCACGTCCCCGTGAAAGCGGGAGAAGTGCCGGTCAAGGGCGAGGGCCTTCTGTTTATGATCGACGGCGGCATCTCCAAATCCTACCAGTCCCAGACCGGGATCGGGGGCTACACCTTCATTGCGAATTCCCGCTATCTGGCGCTGGCGGAGCACAAGCCGCTGAAATCCGGCTGCAACGTGTGCGAGACTTCCCCGAAGGTCATGGTGGTGGAGGCGATCAAGCAGCGCGTCACCGTGGCGGACACCGACAACGGCGCCGAGCTCAGCCGCCAGATCGAAGAGCTGACCGCGCTGCTGCAGGCTTACCGCAGCGGCGCCATCAAGGAAAAATAA
- the mutY gene encoding A/G-specific adenine glycosylase has protein sequence MDDQLQKIVQPLLSWYDANARVLPWRGNPTPYRVWVSEIMLQQTRVEAVKPYFERFTSELPTVAALAAAPEEQLMKLWEGLGYYSRARNLQKAARAVVERYGGVLPEQPEELLPLPGIGEYTAGAVASIAYGKPAPAVDGNVLRVLSRVTASREPVGDLSVKRGFAERLREIYPAGRAGAFTQSLMELGAIVCVPNAAPKCGECPLSALCAAHAQGIEQELPVKAEKKKRTVEEKTVFLILSGKKAALRKRPEKGLLAGLWEFPNTPGRLSSQQAADWLKALGVSPVKIERLPASKHIFTHREWHMANYLVTAKNAAPDGAAPDSAAPDGAAPDGGLVWADREELAQTYTLPTAFQGCLRQFLSRS, from the coding sequence ATGGATGATCAACTGCAGAAAATCGTACAGCCGCTGCTCTCGTGGTACGACGCGAACGCGCGCGTTCTGCCGTGGCGCGGCAACCCCACGCCCTACCGGGTCTGGGTTTCGGAAATCATGCTCCAGCAGACGCGGGTGGAGGCGGTAAAGCCCTACTTTGAACGCTTTACTTCGGAGCTTCCCACCGTCGCCGCGCTTGCCGCCGCGCCGGAGGAGCAGCTGATGAAGCTGTGGGAGGGCCTGGGCTACTACAGCCGCGCCCGCAACCTGCAAAAGGCGGCGCGCGCCGTTGTGGAGCGGTACGGCGGCGTTTTGCCCGAACAGCCGGAGGAGCTTCTGCCCCTGCCCGGCATCGGGGAGTACACCGCGGGCGCCGTCGCGTCCATTGCCTACGGCAAACCGGCCCCGGCGGTGGACGGCAACGTCCTGCGCGTTCTGTCGCGCGTGACCGCCAGCCGGGAACCCGTCGGCGACCTTTCCGTAAAGCGCGGTTTTGCCGAACGGCTGCGGGAAATTTACCCCGCCGGGCGCGCCGGCGCTTTTACCCAGTCGCTGATGGAGCTGGGCGCGATCGTCTGCGTGCCCAACGCCGCGCCGAAATGCGGGGAATGCCCCCTGTCCGCCCTCTGCGCGGCGCACGCGCAAGGCATTGAGCAGGAGCTGCCGGTGAAGGCGGAAAAAAAGAAGCGGACCGTTGAGGAAAAAACCGTCTTTCTGATCCTCAGCGGTAAGAAAGCCGCGCTGCGGAAGCGGCCGGAAAAGGGCCTTCTGGCGGGGCTTTGGGAATTTCCCAACACCCCCGGCAGACTTTCTTCACAGCAGGCGGCGGATTGGTTGAAAGCTTTGGGCGTTTCTCCCGTAAAAATAGAGCGCCTTCCCGCGTCGAAGCATATTTTCACCCACAGGGAGTGGCACATGGCAAATTACCTCGTTACAGCGAAAAACGCCGCACCGGATGGTGCCGCGCCGGACAGTGCCGCGCCGGACGGTGCCGCGCCGGACGGCGGCCTCGTCTGGGCGGACCGCGAAGAACTGGCCCAAACCTATACGCTGCCGACCGCCTTCCAGGGCTGCCTGCGGCAGTTTCTTTCCCGAAGCTGA
- a CDS encoding SDR family NAD(P)-dependent oxidoreductase, which produces MKALITGASSGMGRDMAKILSDRGCGLILAARRRDRLEQLSSSLKTPARIICADLSVEAECLALYEQVRSENIDILINNAGLGVFGAFDKTDLEKELRMIDTNIRAVHILTKLFLKDFKAKNAGYIMNVASSAAFQPGPLLSSYYASKAYVLRLTEAVYEELRRSGSRVHICALCPGPVRTEFDSVADVKFSVNGLESRYVAEYAIRKMFAGKLVIVPGALMKCTRFFGRFLPEKPMLRIAYHMQKRKTGEK; this is translated from the coding sequence ATGAAAGCTTTGATCACCGGGGCCAGCTCCGGCATGGGCCGGGATATGGCAAAAATTCTGAGCGACAGGGGCTGCGGCCTGATTCTGGCCGCCCGCCGGAGGGACCGGCTGGAACAGCTCTCTTCCTCGCTGAAAACCCCCGCGCGGATCATCTGCGCGGACCTTTCCGTGGAGGCGGAGTGCCTGGCGCTTTACGAGCAGGTCCGGAGCGAAAACATCGATATCCTGATCAACAACGCGGGGCTGGGCGTTTTCGGCGCGTTCGACAAAACCGACCTGGAAAAGGAGCTGCGGATGATCGACACCAACATCCGCGCCGTGCATATCCTGACCAAGCTTTTCCTCAAGGATTTCAAGGCGAAAAACGCGGGCTACATCATGAACGTCGCCTCTTCTGCCGCCTTTCAGCCGGGCCCGCTGCTTTCCTCCTATTACGCCTCCAAGGCGTATGTCCTGCGCCTGACGGAAGCCGTTTACGAGGAGCTGCGCCGCAGCGGCAGCCGCGTGCATATCTGCGCGCTCTGCCCCGGGCCGGTCCGCACGGAATTCGATTCGGTCGCCGACGTGAAATTCAGCGTAAACGGGCTGGAAAGCCGGTATGTCGCGGAATACGCCATCCGGAAAATGTTTGCGGGAAAGCTCGTGATCGTCCCCGGCGCGCTGATGAAATGCACCCGTTTCTTCGGCAGGTTCCTTCCCGAAAAACCGATGCTCCGGATCGCCTACCATATGCAGAAGCGGAAAACCGGCGAAAAATAA
- a CDS encoding Cof-type HAD-IIB family hydrolase, which produces MDIKLIALDMDGTVLKTDKTVSPKTVRILRAAAARGIELVPATGRMRKMIPKEMLDVGSIRYAITSNGASAVDLEKDRVIYANQMTVEESDWIIDFLMPYHVMVEAYAEGHSYIDQKHYSLLSTFRDYPPILRDMILKYQTFVEDLPGFLKKNGFCLEKINIPFMEEDVRRELVEKLTQKREYAITASFGNNLEINAAATSKGDALSHLCTMLAISPEQVMAFGDERNDLQMLKFAGCGVAMGNGHESVRQIADYVTLTNEEDGVADAIEKLLDIH; this is translated from the coding sequence TTGGACATCAAACTGATTGCACTCGACATGGACGGAACCGTTCTGAAAACGGATAAAACCGTGTCGCCAAAAACCGTTCGGATCCTGAGGGCCGCCGCCGCGCGGGGAATTGAGCTTGTGCCGGCTACGGGCCGCATGCGTAAGATGATTCCGAAGGAAATGCTTGATGTCGGTTCCATTCGGTACGCCATTACGTCCAACGGCGCCTCCGCGGTGGATCTGGAAAAGGACAGGGTGATTTACGCGAACCAGATGACGGTTGAGGAAAGCGACTGGATCATTGATTTCCTGATGCCCTATCACGTGATGGTGGAAGCTTACGCGGAAGGGCATTCCTATATCGATCAAAAACACTACAGTTTACTTTCGACCTTCCGCGACTACCCCCCGATCCTGCGGGATATGATCCTGAAATATCAGACTTTTGTGGAAGACCTTCCCGGATTTTTGAAGAAAAACGGTTTCTGCCTTGAAAAGATCAATATTCCCTTTATGGAGGAGGACGTCCGCCGGGAGTTGGTGGAAAAGCTGACGCAAAAAAGGGAATACGCCATTACGGCTTCCTTCGGAAACAATCTGGAAATCAACGCCGCCGCCACCAGCAAGGGCGACGCGCTGAGCCACCTGTGCACCATGCTTGCGATTTCCCCGGAGCAGGTCATGGCTTTCGGCGACGAGCGCAACGACCTGCAGATGCTGAAATTCGCCGGCTGCGGCGTGGCGATGGGCAACGGCCACGAATCCGTCCGCCAAATCGCCGATTACGTAACGCTGACCAATGAAGAGGACGGCGTGGCAGACGCGATTGAAAAGCTGCTGGATATCCACTGA
- a CDS encoding winged helix-turn-helix domain-containing protein, translating into MLTYAFIINQVWGHFAQSDRQILRVNMANIRRKIEQNPAGLKYILTEVGVGYRMSDEP; encoded by the coding sequence GTGCTGACCTATGCTTTCATCATCAATCAGGTGTGGGGGCATTTCGCGCAAAGCGACCGGCAGATCCTGCGCGTAAATATGGCAAATATCCGCCGCAAAATCGAGCAGAACCCCGCCGGGCTCAAGTACATATTGACGGAAGTCGGCGTCGGCTACCGCATGAGCGACGAGCCGTAG
- a CDS encoding L-lactate dehydrogenase: MKKGNKISILGAGNVGATIAYTLTLDGMASEIVLVDINQNKAKGEAMDIIQGTALCPPVNIYAGDYPDIRDSDIVIVTLGGARKPGQSRIDLAQGNVNIIKSVMPQAVRYAPDAIYVVVSNPVDIVTYTILKTTGLPESHVFGSGTLLDSSRLRESLAHTLGISPKNIHAYMFGEHGDSSMVPWSLTSIGGIPLKTYLNSMSDRNPDFKELDLAAIEAEVHTSGAQVISLKGATYYAIALSARRICECILRDTNTVTTLSGMIHGAYGIDDVCLSLPFVLDCHGISSMKTPELTAEEQEKLLASANVLKSTIASLDI, translated from the coding sequence ATGAAAAAAGGTAATAAAATCAGCATCCTCGGCGCGGGAAACGTAGGCGCCACAATCGCATATACGCTCACTCTGGACGGAATGGCGTCCGAAATCGTTCTGGTGGACATCAACCAGAACAAAGCGAAGGGCGAGGCCATGGACATTATCCAGGGAACCGCGCTGTGTCCGCCGGTAAACATCTACGCCGGCGATTACCCGGACATCCGGGATTCGGACATCGTCATCGTGACCCTGGGCGGCGCGCGCAAACCCGGACAGTCCAGAATTGACCTTGCGCAGGGCAACGTCAACATCATCAAGAGCGTCATGCCCCAGGCCGTGCGTTACGCGCCGGACGCAATTTATGTCGTTGTCAGCAACCCGGTGGACATCGTCACCTACACGATTCTGAAAACAACGGGCCTTCCGGAATCGCACGTTTTCGGCTCCGGTACGCTGCTGGATTCCAGCCGCCTGCGCGAAAGCCTTGCGCATACGCTCGGAATCAGCCCGAAAAATATCCATGCCTATATGTTCGGCGAGCACGGCGATTCTTCCATGGTTCCGTGGTCCCTCACCAGCATCGGCGGCATCCCGCTGAAAACCTATCTCAACAGTATGAGCGACAGGAACCCCGATTTCAAAGAGCTGGACCTTGCGGCGATTGAAGCCGAGGTCCACACCTCCGGCGCACAGGTCATCAGCCTGAAGGGCGCGACCTACTACGCGATCGCGCTGTCCGCGCGCCGTATCTGCGAGTGCATTCTCCGCGATACGAACACGGTCACCACTCTTTCCGGCATGATCCACGGCGCCTACGGCATTGACGACGTCTGCCTCAGCCTTCCGTTCGTCCTCGACTGCCACGGAATCAGCAGCATGAAGACGCCCGAACTGACCGCCGAGGAACAGGAAAAACTGCTCGCCAGCGCCAATGTCCTGAAGAGTACCATCGCTTCTCTCGATATCTAA